From Triticum aestivum cultivar Chinese Spring chromosome 4A, IWGSC CS RefSeq v2.1, whole genome shotgun sequence, a single genomic window includes:
- the LOC123081784 gene encoding zinc finger MYM-type protein 1: MSREFMERFLKKKKTSAQDDIASPSHEPDDPPAQPHEPDDAPSQEQNDAFTHEGPAPNMWNSSQALEEINWEEEIQSDPGKRRSIDEYPPNLRDVVRRKYLAKPLCQPRSYNFKTTTIGGRERKFNPDWFDEFGSWLEYSEYKEKAYCFCCFLFRRRDKKEAGYAAFVAKGWSGWNKKHRLNDHVGDVNSVHNQAKRDCDALLQQDQHIYVAFNNQSNAAKKAHYTRLNASIDVTRVLLQQGLPFRGHDESEESLNKGNFKEFYAYTAQQNPELRKVVGPNAPGNNKLTSSMIQKDIAECFAKQILHSILEEIGDGVFSLLVDESRDVAGKEQMAVVLRYAGKCGSAKESLVGLVHVKETTSKYLKSAIDDLFAKLSLSLKQVRGQGYDGASNMRGEFNGLQSLIMRENNTAYYVHCFAHQLQLVVVAVVRKHKWIGNFFDMISVLLNVVSGSSKRKDMIRDKYKEQVRGALGCGVLQSGTGLNQELALQRPGDTRWSSHQRTLKSLIDLFPIVIKVLEYVEEQDRDDTNRRQACGLLVYFQSFDFVFYLQLMSTILAITNTLSMALQRKNQDIVNAVHCVQSTKDRLNDLRRNGWESVLGEAYAFCDKHEISKLEMEEQYVNPKKPRQKTGITNKHHYEMDCFNDVIDWLLQELDNRFNEKNSKLLICLAALSPKESFKDFNLEHLMDLARLYPKDFDDGELRDLTHHLRLYIADVRVDERFSGINNICELSQKMVETKKHIVYPLVYRLVNLALVLPVATATVERCFSGMKIVKTFLRNRLGDDALNHNLICYVEKEEMRKVTNDTVIDRFEVMNERRGLF, from the exons ATGTCGA GAGAATTTATGGAAAGGTTTCTTAAGAAAAAGAAGACATCAGCACAAGATGATATAGCTAGCCCATCACATGAACCGGATGATCCTCCAGCTCAGCCACATGAACCGGATGATGCTCCATCACAGGAACAAAATGATGCCTTCACACATGAAGGTCCAGCCCCTAATATGTGGAATTCATCTCAAGCTCTAGAAGAAATCAATTGGGAAGAGGAAATTCAGTCTGATCCTGGCAAAAGGAGAAGCATAGATGAGTATCCTCCTAATCTAAGGGATGTGGTAAGAAGAAAATATTTGGCTAAGCCTCTTTGTCAACCTCGTAGTTATAATTTTAAAACTACAACTATTGGTGGTCGAGAGAGAAAGTTTAATCCTGATTGGTTTGATGAGTTTGGGAGCTGGCTTGAGTATAGTGAGTACAAAGAAAAAGCGTATTGCTTCTGTTGTTTCTTATTCAGGCGCCGTGATAAGAAAGAAGCTGGATATGCAGCATTTGTTGCAAAGGGTTGGTCAGGCTGGAACAAAAAACATAGACTAAATGATCATGTCGGAGATGTCAACAGTGTTCACAACCAAGCAAAAAGAGATTGTGATGCTTTATTGCAACAAGACCAGCACATTTATGTTGCTTTCAATAATCAAAGCAATGCTGCGAAGAAGGCGCATTATACTAGACTAAATGCCTCAATTGATGTTACTAGAGTTCTATTGCAGCAAGGGTTACCTTTTCGCGGCCATGATGAGTCAGAGGAGTCCTTGAATAAAGGAAATTTTAAGGAATTTTATGCTTATACAGCACAGCAAAATCCAGAACTACGCAAGGTTGTAGGCCCTAATGCTCCAGGTAATAATAAGTTGACTTCTTCAATGATTCAGAAGGACATAGCTGAATGTTTTGCAAAGCAAATATTGCATTCTATTCTAGAAGAAATTGGAGATGGTGTATTTTCTTTGCTAGTTGATGAATCAAGGGATGTGGCTGGTAAAGAACAGATGGCAGTGGTCTTGAGATATGCTGGTAAATGCGGAAGTGCGAAAGAGAGTTTAGTTGGCCTTGTTCATGTGAAGGAGACAACTTCAAAGTACCTCAAGTCTGCTATTGATGATTTATTTGCAAAACTTAGCTTAAGTCTCAAGCAGGTTAGGGGCCAAGGATACGACGGCGCGAGCAATATGCGAGGTGAGTTTAATGGTTTGCAATCTTTAATCATGAGGGAGAACAACACAGCATATTACGTTCATTGTTTTGCACACCAATTGCAATTAGTTGTTGTGGCCGTTGTAAGGAAGCACAAATGGATTGGAAACTTTTTTGATATGATCTCTGTTTTGCTGAATGTGGTTTCTGGATCTTCAAAGAGAAAAGACATGATTCGAGACAAATATAAAGAACAAGTGCGTGGAGCCTTAGGTTGTGGTGTACTTCAAAGTGGGACGGGATTAAATCAAGAGCTAGCCCTTCAAAGACCCGGAGACACTCGATGGAGTTCACACCAGAGGACTCTGAAGAGTTTGATTGATTTGTTCCCTATAGTTATTAAAGTGCTAGAATATGTGGAAGAACAGGACAGGGATGACACAAACAGAAGGCAAGCATGTGGTCTCCTTGTTTATTTCCAATCATTTGATTTTGTGTTCTACCTGCAGCTTATGTCCACTATACTGGCTATCACAAACACATTATCAATGGCTCTACAAAGGAAGAATCAAGACATTGTAAATGCTGTACATTGTGTGCAGTCAACCAAAGATAGATTGAATGATTTAAGGAGGAATGGATGGGAATCAGTCTTGGGTGAAGCTTATGCTTTTTGTGACAAACATGAGATTTCCAAGTTGGAGATGGAAGAGCAATATGTCAATCCAAAGAAGCCACGTCAAAAAACAGGTATCACTAATAAGCATCATTACGAAATGGATTGTTTCAATGATGTTATTGATTGGCTGCTTCAAGAACTTGACAATCGATTTAATGAGAAAAATTCTAAGCTACTAATATGCTTAGCTGCTTTGAGCCCAAAAGAATCATTCAAAGATTTCAACTTAGAGCATTTGATGGATCTAGCTAGACTTTATCCGAAAGATTTTGATGATGGAGAATTGAGGGACCTTACACATCACCTTCGTCTTTACATTGCCGATGTTCGAGTAGATGAACGCTTCTCTGGCATAAATAATATTTGTGAGCTCTCTCAAAAAATGGTGGAGACCAAGAAACATATTGTGTATCCTTTGGTTTATCGGCTTGTGAATCTAGCACTTGTATTGCCTGTTGCCACTGCTACAGTTGAGAGATGTTTTTCGGGCATGAAAATTGTGAAGACATTTTTGCGCAATCGTCTTGGTGATGATGCATTGAATCACAACCTTATTTGCTATGTGGAGAAGGAAGAAATGAGAAAAGTTACCAATGATACAGTCATTGATCGCTTTGAGGTCATGAATGAACGTAGAGGGCTATTTTAA